The nucleotide sequence CGGCGCGAAGTTTCGTGCGCCCTGGCCCACACGCACCCGGCCCGCGTCTCGCGAGCCGCCGGTGCCGAACGTCCCCGCGTCGGCGGCGAGCTTCGCGAACCGGTTCCGGACGCGTACCCCCGGACCCGCCCCGCCCCGCCCGGTGTACCGCCCCGGGACGCGCCCCGCGAGAGGGCGACACCGCACTCACCCGCGTCGACAAGGCAAGGTTCACGACGCCGCTCCGCGCCGACCGCGTCCCGCGAGAGAGCCGGGCACCCGTTCGCCCCGGGCGTCGGCGGCGCGGTTTGTCCGGCTCGCGCACGCCGTGCCCCGCGCGAAGGCCCGTGTCAGCGGCGCGGCAGCACGCCGTTCAGGAAGAGCCGCACGGCCTCGTCGAGGCGGCGTTCCTCGACCTCCTGGGCGCGGGTGACGCCGAACGCCGCGAGGCGTGCGGGGAACGCGGAGACCAGGGCGAGGAATTGCTCGGCAGCGGTCTCGACGTCGTCGACCTCGATGGCGCCCTCGTCCGCGTGCCGCCGCAGGAGGTCCATGACCGCGCGCATGCGGGGCGACCAGGTCAACGTCTCGGCGCTGCGCGCGAATTCGGGGAACCGCTCCGACTCGGCCATGGCCATCCGGCTGATCCGCACCATGTCGGGATCCGTGGCGCGCACAAGGGCGGAGCGTCCGATCTCGGTCAGCGCGGCGACCAGGTCATCACCCGCGACGTCGGGGACCTGCTCGTCGCCGTGCCGGGACATCGCCCACGGCACGACGGCCGCGAACAGCGTCCGCTTGTCTCCGTAGCGGGCGTAGAGCGTGCGCTTGGTGACACCCGCGGCCTGCGCGACGGCCTCCATCGTGGTGCCGTCGAATCCGCGTTCGAGGAACATCTCGAACGCCGCCTGCCGCAACTGCTCGTCGAGTCGGGCCGCTTCGGCTTGCGACGGTCTGCCGATACGCGCGCGCGTGGGTGGGGTCGGGCTCACCGGCCGAAGTATACGGCCCATTGACGAAAATGAACGGAACCGTATATTTTTCACCGCGAGACCGCACGGAGGAAAGGCATGGTGTGACCCGCATGCGGATGCGACGCCTGGGGCCGAGTGGCCTGTACGTCTCCGAACTGGCCCTCGGGGCCATGACCTTCGGCATGCGTGACTGGGGATGCGACGAGGAGACGGCGACCGCCCTCGTCCACCGCTATCTCGATGCCGGCGGCAACTTCATCGACACCGCCGACGCCTACGGGTCGTCGGAGGAGATCGTCGGACAGGCCATACGCGGCCGACGGTCGCAGGTCGTGCTCGGGACGAAGTTCGGGCTGCCGGTCGGGCGCGGCCCCCACGACCGCGGCACCGGCCGCCGGCACATCGTCGCCGCGTGCGAGTCGAGCCTGCGGCGGCTGGGCACCGACCACATCGACCTGTACTGGGTGCACGTCGACGACACCGCGACCCCGCTGGAGGAGACCATCGCGGCGCTGGACGACCTCGTCCGCGCCGGCAAGGTCCTCTACACGGGCGCGTCGAACCTGCGGTCGTACCGGCTGATGAAGGCACTGTCGATCAGCGAGCGGACCGGCGCCGCCCGGTTCATCGCGCTCCAGGGCCAGTACAACCTGATCGTGCGCACGCTGGAGCGCGAGCACTTCCCGCTGATGGCGGACGAGGGGCTGGGGTTCGTGGCGTGGAGCCCCCTGGCCGCCGGAATGCTGACCGGCAAGATCAAGCCCGACGCCGACATCGCCGACACGCGGCTGGG is from Yinghuangia sp. ASG 101 and encodes:
- a CDS encoding aldo/keto reductase, translated to MRMRRLGPSGLYVSELALGAMTFGMRDWGCDEETATALVHRYLDAGGNFIDTADAYGSSEEIVGQAIRGRRSQVVLGTKFGLPVGRGPHDRGTGRRHIVAACESSLRRLGTDHIDLYWVHVDDTATPLEETIAALDDLVRAGKVLYTGASNLRSYRLMKALSISERTGAARFIALQGQYNLIVRTLEREHFPLMADEGLGFVAWSPLAAGMLTGKIKPDADIADTRLGQREIAFDALVKNEHGFRVAAAVQKAASEIGCTPAQLALAWQRDRPVDSVIIGARTLAQLDDNLASLDVVVPPEIAANLERETRLPDEYPGTFIDIFQDWLRRGERRV
- a CDS encoding TetR/AcrR family transcriptional regulator, which gives rise to MSPTPPTRARIGRPSQAEAARLDEQLRQAAFEMFLERGFDGTTMEAVAQAAGVTKRTLYARYGDKRTLFAAVVPWAMSRHGDEQVPDVAGDDLVAALTEIGRSALVRATDPDMVRISRMAMAESERFPEFARSAETLTWSPRMRAVMDLLRRHADEGAIEVDDVETAAEQFLALVSAFPARLAAFGVTRAQEVEERRLDEAVRLFLNGVLPRR